CCGGGTCTTCACCTTCCCACTGTATATCCTCTGGAGAAATCTACAGATAAAAAGGCAAAGGATCAGTGCAATACTCAACATAACCCTGTTCTTCGCTAAGAATCTAAGATCACTATAGTTTCCTTAATCATTTACAAGTTGATACTTTCATCTGTGGCAGAGATCTCTCTCTTCTTATTATTGTACAATGGTGCTTACGCTACTTGGCAAAGACACTTTATAAGGCAACACGTGTGAAAATTTCGCACACCCAATGCACTCAGCTTGGcttctatttcttcttcttgttgaaaatttttcttgtCCTAGAAATTGCTATTAAGCTTTACTTTATCCCCATGCTAAAAAGCCTATTCCCTATATCAAACATACCCTTTGCCTCAAAACAAGACATCCCACGAGAAGGAAATTTCAATGAGGTATTACAGGAAAGTTTTCttcattatcaaaataataaaggtGATATCAAGATAACATCATCCAAACTATACCGTAAgccaaatttttacatttgctTTGCAGGTTAAAACTAGGTATCCAGAAACCACACTTCAAAAGTGCTTGTTGTCCAACATGAATATACACATATAGCTGATAGCTCAAGTGTAACTCTAAATGAGGTGTGCATTAAGAAAAATGTTCCAATGAGATATAACTAAGTGAGAGGAGTAACCTTGACCACCAAAAGTTTTGGTCGGAATATAAATTAGTCTTGAGTGAGTCTCTCCCAAGAGATACTTCAAATATCGCAAGGACAATTAAGGACAGTGTGGACGAGAATGCATGATAATCATCACTTCAGTAATGTTTAAGTAGGGCCATTAAACCACTtaataaaacaacaattttgcattgcttcataataataacttcacaACCAAATAGACAAATAACCAGTGGCGGAGTTAATGGAGCATTAACTAAGACCTGGAAATTAGCAAGGTGGAAAGTAGaccatcaaaattataatgaatcgAGCGCCAGAAATTCACTATGCAACTTTACTATGGCAGTACATATCGCAATGGCNNNNNNNNNNNNNNNNNNNNNNNNNNNNNNNNNNNNNNNNNNNNNNNNNNNNNNNNNNNNNNACATAAGAAATAGCTTATCTATtgttaattcatataacatAAGAACTGAATGCAATTACCAACAGTGACATATTCATAACAAAGACAACACAAAATGCtcaaaatatccaaaaaaaacaaattgaatcCGCAAGGTTCTAGGAAGGATAATGAAGCAAGTGTCTACCTCAGACAGGTTCACCCATTCCCAAGTTTCATTTTCAGTACCTATGTCATAAACAAGAGCATGTCGACCCTGGAAAACCACATAGTGAATTTAGGCACAGAATGAGCAAAACGAGAGTCAATAAATACTGAAAAGTAAGCTATACCTCAACTGGATTATAGTCAGTTATCAAAGCTTCATAGAAATTATTATCGTCAGGCCATCTGGTCCTTACTTTCCTTCCAACCAATGGATCAAACGAACCTCCTTGTGCAGGTTGATTTGTAAGGCCACCAGAAGAAATGCGGTTACCAAACTGACCTCTTCCAGCTGGACCAGGTGGATACTGCATTTTCATTGAAGATGAGCCTGGGGGTATCTGACCAGGAAAgcaaattattcaatattagCATCAGGAGCTTCATAGCAGGGTTACAATTAGTGATGAAATTTCTAACTCACAGATTTGTGCTTTTTGCCTTTTGGCCCCATCATCTGTCCACGCTTTGCGGCTGATGAGGATGGCTGGTTAGCAGCAGCCACTGGCTGTGTGTTGAAAGGAGATGGCCCACCAAAGGATTGAGAAGGCAATGATGGGGCAATCTTCTGTTTTTTACGAGAAGCTGAGACAGAAGGACTCGGCACTGCCTCATGGACGGCTTGACTGGCACCATGAGCGCCTGGTCGAAGCCCACCAGATTGTCTCCACTCCCTGATATTCCCAATTTTTGGTAACCAAAAAAGGGtcattttactaaattaaagAACTTGGCATGATTCCTAACAAAGCTTGTTTTATATACAAAACCTTATTTTTCTGATTGTCTCATCTGCATTAACCCTGCTGAGGATATCCCTGTGCTCCTCATTTGATAATCTTAACTCTTTCCTAAGCTCAGTTATTAAACCTTCCTTATCCTGAAGAAAATACATTTCATTGAGCAGACATATAAACCTGATCAAACAAATATGCCATATTAGATTCATGATCTCAACATGCAAACAGTACCCAAGAAAGGGCATCATCTTGAGCTTTAAAGGCTCTTAGAACTGAACTGTATGCTTCTTGCTCAAGCTGGTGAATTTTAGCTTGCATATCAGTCTCATCATACATTCTAGGGTACGGGAGAGAACCCATGGCTGCAGGCCTTCCATTACCAGAGATGCGGCCACCTCTTGACATTCTATTCTGATGTGGACCATGTGGTGGGGGAAAATCATCATCAGTTCCTGCTCAGTATCAAAACCAAAACagggaaggaaataaatataCCTCATATACAAAGCTCACTAACCTAAAAAAACAAGTACAAAACGTACTTTGGCACTTGAAGAAAGTAATAGAAGCCATCTAAAGTTTAAACAATTATAAGGATCCGGTTACATAAAATGCCAGATAAGAAATCATGCATTCACATACAGAGCtctgcaaaaataattaatattagtggTAAACTGAGGTTGTTAGCCAAAATTGGCTTTACTAGTTACATACTGCGGTGATCTTGGCTCACAATGATCCAactcataaattaatacaccttataaatcattataatacTAAAGCCCCATATGCTTACAGTGAGAGTGCAAGGTGATCCAGCTCAATCCACAAGTCACAGAGAAACAAAATTCCAACATTCAAGATCCAATGGATGGTTAACCAATGTTGATAAATAGCAGGAAAGCAAGGTGATACTGTAAAATCTATACATCATGGTGAAACAAAACTTCATACCTTATGTTCTAATGGATCATTATATAAGTTAATGAAGAATCACATACTTAGTCCTGTGAGCCTACATCATTTtgtagaaagagaaaatgagaggaaaagaaggagaaagaatAACTGAAGCAGCCAAATTTGCATGTGTAATAAGCACTCAtgatatgtatttaattttgaaaatagttgGAGGTATTCACGTTAATGAGTGATTTTAACTGATGCACCCAACAAGAATACTTCATGACCATTAGTCAAACATTTTGCGATATTGTCATGCAGCTTAATCATGTACAGATTTTCCATGTTCCCACCACTTGCCTAAATTGCAATCATTAATGAAGTGTACCCAACTCCATTTCTCTGAAAAGAATGAAGTCCAAAAAACTTGATCAAGCTATAAGGTTTAAATTGTCAAACAAGTGGCACCACCAGGACCTTTATCAGAGTACAAAGAAGGTCCAAATCAAAATCCTTCTTCCTTGACAtgaataaaatgtaaaacaaCCACAGCAACAACCAGTGACATATGAATCCAGACAAAATTCTATCAGGAGAAAGGTGGGTTCAAACTCTCCAACTCTTTCACAGGAAAGGCATGTCCATAAATAGAACTTAATCGTATTCTATTCTTGCATTATTACAGACCCGAATCTTtttcctttgaattttttacaaCCTAGCAACtgcaaaatttgaagaaaacaatACAAATCCTTCTAGCTATCATGGTGAAAAGTCAGTGTTTAACTACAACGTTGATGCAACACAACTTGGGCATAGGCATAGCGATTAACCATCCACAAAAAATGGGTCCTAATACGAATCCGGAACTAATAAAGGTAAAATCCGATGAGAATGTCTAACATGTCAAACttataataacataaaaactTCTATTTCCTGGGCTCAGGCTACACTTTGTCCTGCAAATAAGtttaaaacataaaagcaGAAACCAAATGCTGagccaaataaaaaatgcagtcTTCGagagaaaattcaagaattaatacCCCAACGCCCGATTTTGTACGGTCACTATAATCCTAATCACTAATATGCCCCCAGGAACAACAATGCATGCAACTCACAAACCCTAACCCCAATTTTTGTACAAACCCTAACCCAGATAAACTAAACAAATCACTAGGAAACCTAATTTGCTTGACAAACAACGAAATCCTTCGGGCTTTCAAGAAGAATTACCGACCACTACTATCGTACGACTCGTAGTCCATAGCCAGCTTCTGCAGACccaaaattcaacaatttaTCGCAGCTCAAAACAAGGAAGCCCTAGAATCAATCCTCCAAATGGCACATGCGGCGCCAAAAAAACCTTCGAAAGATTCCAACTCAGCCGAGTTAACACAGCACAAGCGAGCAACTGTGATCCAGGCGAATTAATTCTGTGTGATCTGCCAGTGCCAGCGTTcgagtgtgtgtgtttgggcGAATGCGGACGTGAACTACGTTAATCGAATTGGGTTAAGATGGAAGGGGGTGAGTTCCGCCTATCtgatttgtgttgttctcttgTTCGAAAGGTTTTTTTGCCTCGCCTCGGAAGAGATTACGCACGTGCGGATTTGGAGAACGTTCAAAGGTTCATCAACCATATATTAATTGGCATTTGAGGTAaagtcataataaatatataaattcactAGTAATATGTGTTATTTCTTATGAAAcctatataaaattgtaataatatgagaattttaattgaaagaaaagaagaaaatatttttatatcatttgATTCGGGTCGAAATCTACACAATTTCTTTGGCCAAATGAACTGATCCTCCAAGGGTTTCGAGGTCGCTACCTCTTCCAAATTGATGTAAGCCCtgagaaaaaagaagcaaatcgTTAAGCTTGTTGGGGTAGCCCCCAACTAATATCCTCCGATGCTTAATTTAGTGCTTAATATCAAGGTCGCGTAAGCAGGTCGCTGTTGAGCTAGCAAGTCTGAGCGATCTAAAGTAAAGAAATAAGTAGAAACGGCGTATTATAAATGTATTGAGCATGGGGTATTTATAGCATATAAAAAGTGGGATTTTGTTGTCCAATTGACATCTGCCATGTGTCTCGGGTTATTGGAGGCGGGTCGCTGGATTCGACCCGAGTGGCAACCTGAACCCGATCAAGAGGATGCAGATCTACTGggtaaaattgcatttttgaaGCCCTTGAAAGGTAAAACAGTCCCATCAtcattttatcatattatcatacaaaataaaatggtctatttataggtTCTAAGATTACAACCAAAAGTTCATCTTTGATGAGGGGAGAGGAATCGCAAGAGTTTACAATTTATGAGAGAATGTAAAAGGTAAGGGAGATGAAGATGAGTTCATTcacaaactttaaaatttcataaaattcccAATTGGATGTTCATTAATCAagaatatatctttttaaaaccTTACCAAACAAAACCCGGATGGACAAAAACTAGTGGAGGAAAAAGAGTACCTTATTCTTTAATGAGGCAACTACGCAATTATATATTGCCTCATTAAAAATCTTATCAAGAAAACCCAGTGGAAAAAACCATGGTCAAGAAAATAGAGTGCAGTGCGTTTTTACTCACCCtcattaaaatatcattactAGATTCTCACTTGAACGGATTTGTTGAACATCAATATCATCATTCTTTTGAAGATCATGAGTGAAGAAGAATTTTGGTGAAATATGTTCCGTTCTACCCCCTTTGATGTACCCTTCTTTCACTTCAGCAATACATGCCGTTTATCTTCATATAGGATCATCAGGATTATCTTTTCAAATGATAATACAAGTCCCCTAGATGTCTTGAATCATGGGTCTAAACCGAACACATTCTCCACTCACTTTATGTATTGCTATAATTTCTGCATGATTTGATGAtgcagttattattttttatttcatagaTTGCATGAAATTCTTGTACCAccatagataaataaatagccAGTTTACAATCGTCCATTATGAGGATAAGATAAATAACCAGCACTTGCATAACTAATTAGATTGGAAGTGGATACATTCGAATAGAATAACTCCATATCCATCATACTCTAAGATAACAAAGTATAgtaaaacttttataaattaataaactctctaaaataataaaatcttctggtcccgacttgggcctttgtaaaaaatcatcaaattcgataagataataagataataatttttcaaaaaattcctttataaatattaggtcccattaaaactctaaattaataattcataaatattataattataaatattatggtaatttgctcaattataaagtttgtaatgctttacgcattggatcattcatggatgattttgcgatgccttttagatgagaagacatggttgggtgttataaattattttattttcgtattgagatttatatagtatatattttattcatcataacatgaatatatttaattggctataatagttatttaagtgcaacaaattaatataaacatgtatatttaataattccaataaattgatacatgcgtctatgaatataatagttaattgtataaaatgaattgatattatacatgaatatatttaattagttacaaaaaaattattactgcatgaatataattaatgaaacatatatgaattcatttattttcagtacatatgtactaaatttgctgaatttaaaaagtctctcttttaattaataaaatattaattaatccataaattaatatctctctaaattaataaaatttcatagtcccaaggttattaatttataaaggttttactatatatacttaatttcaTTCCAATGCCTTGTGTTGGTGAAAAACTATATCTTGCTAATAATTTAACAGCAAATGTTGTATCAGGTCTTGAATGGTTAGCAAGATACATCAGTGCTCCAATTATTCCAAGGTATGGTATTTCAGGATTAAGTAGTTCATATAAGTTGTTGAGGTGTCCCCAAAAAATTTTTGGgaatgcaataaatttgtCTCCTTTAACTGAGAGTTTTTTGAGGAATATTTTTCGAAACATAAATAGTTGTTTAAATATGGGAACACAATTCGTTCACTAACCCGCTCTCAAATACCTGCATTCACACTTCGCAGTTGGTTTTATTTAGTCAATCTCCATTTGGATTGCAATATTCCAAATTACGCTCTACTTTCCTTAATCGTATCTATACTATGTATGTTGAATTAATCCACAAGTATTTGTTCCTCATTGTGAAAGAACAATTACACCCTTGCTTAAGGTActccttataaaaataaaataaaatttagtattaactgaataaatttcttaaagaaaaaaaaattaaagacgaaattttatctaaaaaattattaaaaaagtatgaattATCAATCATATTACAGTGGCAGtgtgtttgaaaaatttaaaaagagtgATTTATGAGTAAAGTCATTtcaatatgaatatatatatatatatatcttggaaaatattaaaaagtatgaaTTATCAATCATATGACAGTGGCAGtgtgtttgaaaaatttaaaaagagtgATTTATGAGTAAAGTTATTtcaatatgaataaatcaaAAACACTTAACTACACATTAGAGAAACATGtaaatagtaatataatacataactaaatttgaaatcttAGAATGTAGTAAATACAATGGCTCAAGTATAGGCCCTTATTAGACGAATAGAACTATTTTGATACTTTAAAAGGGTTTAGCtagatgttaaaaaaaaacaaaaaacaaagtaaGGTTTAGTTAATACAAagcaaatttttataaaaattaaaatagtagtATATAATCATgaataatgttaaaaatagaaaaaaatattataaaagattgtTGGTATATATGTGGCCCAGGACCCAATCTGCTGGTAGGCCCATTATCTCGATCCACTGAACTCATGGCCCACTCGGAAGGCCCTCACCCGACCCAGTATCCGACCCTCATGACCCGACCCAGGTAACACTACTTAAACCCCCAAACCTAACCCTAAGTCAACTCTCCCTCTCTCATTTCACTCCTCTGCGCCGCTGCCGATGAGATACACTATCTCCCTCTCTCTTCTTACTGCTTCCTATGTCAGATTCTTGTTACCATTTTCCACCACCGTTAATGGTGGTGGCTTTCCTTAGCCAAACCAATGGCTAAAGGAAAGCCACCCCAAAACCCTCCTGTCCAACGGCTCTATTTCCTCGAATAAATAGGGGCCATTGTTCTCCGGTGAGGGTAAGAGAGAAATAACCGAGCCATCCTAGTGAAATACCTCTACCCTTCCATAAAACTGTTCTGAGTGAACGGCTGTACTGTGAGGCGGGTTTCCAGTCTTGATCTCTGTGATCTACTCTCGGTGTGAGGTGCAACCGTGGGCCGAGTTTTGTGGTTTCGGAGCTTTGTGACCCGTGACCCTTGTTTCTGCTGAATCTGGCTTGTTCCTGAGCCGCCATTAAACTCACGGTTTTTCATTCACTTATCTCTCTCTTTACTTTGTGTATTATTCCTTATATTTGTAATCTCggtttgtaataatttaaaggagtttcgtactccatatcaagtgtaatagttggttaggCTTTGTTGATAAAGGATACCACCGTGGGTTTCGTAcccaacagtggtatcagagcactGTTCCTATCCTCTCCGCGCCGTGGTGGTGGTAACTCGCTTGAACTCCTCCTCTATTtactgttttttattttttcagcaCTATATATCTGTTTGATAACCGAGGTGCTTATCCCCCTAACTACCCTCCTGGCCGGACCCctgaggtcgtcgggtatct
The nucleotide sequence above comes from Sesamum indicum cultivar Zhongzhi No. 13 linkage group LG11, S_indicum_v1.0, whole genome shotgun sequence. Encoded proteins:
- the LOC105173374 gene encoding protein EMSY-LIKE 3-like isoform X3; its protein translation is MYFLQDKEGLITELRKELRLSNEEHRDILSRVNADETIRKIREWRQSGGLRPGAHGASQAVHEAVPSPSVSASRKKQKIAPSLPSQSFGGPSPFNTQPVAAANQPSSSAAKRGQMMGPKGKKHKSIPPGSSSMKMQYPPGPAGRGQFGNRISSGGLTNQPAQGGSFDPLVGRKVRTRWPDDNNFYEALITDYNPVEGRHALVYDIGTENETWEWVNLSEISPEDIQWEGEDPGISRHGGYGGPAHGTSRPLARDNPPGSGRGRGLAKGQSRKDFPPSQNGIGKKGPNDIQLLHTDTLIKEVERVFGATHPDPVEIEKAKKVLKEQELALTDALARLADLSDGESDEGGRFLHGQAMDRG
- the LOC105173374 gene encoding protein EMSY-LIKE 3-like isoform X2, yielding MSRGGRISGNGRPAAMGSLPYPRMYDETDMQAKIHQLEQEAYSSVLRAFKAQDDALSWDKEGLITELRKELRLSNEEHRDILSRVNADETIRKIREWRQSGGLRPGAHGASQAVHEAVPSPSVSASRKKQKIAPSLPSQSFGGPSPFNTQPVAAANQPSSSAAKRGQMMGPKGKKHKSIPPGSSSMKMQYPPGPAGRGQFGNRISSGGLTNQPAQGGSFDPLVGRKVRTRWPDDNNFYEALITDYNPVEGRHALVYDIGTENETWEWVNLSEISPEDIQWEGEDPGISRHGGYGGPAHGTSRPLARDNPPGSGRGRGLAKGQSRKDFPPSQNGIGKKGPNDIQLLHTDTLIKEVERVFGATHPDPVEIEKAKKVLKEQELALTDALARLADLSDGESDEGGRFLHGQAMDRG
- the LOC105173374 gene encoding protein EMSY-LIKE 3-like isoform X1, encoding MDYESYDSSGTDDDFPPPHGPHQNRMSRGGRISGNGRPAAMGSLPYPRMYDETDMQAKIHQLEQEAYSSVLRAFKAQDDALSWDKEGLITELRKELRLSNEEHRDILSRVNADETIRKIREWRQSGGLRPGAHGASQAVHEAVPSPSVSASRKKQKIAPSLPSQSFGGPSPFNTQPVAAANQPSSSAAKRGQMMGPKGKKHKSIPPGSSSMKMQYPPGPAGRGQFGNRISSGGLTNQPAQGGSFDPLVGRKVRTRWPDDNNFYEALITDYNPVEGRHALVYDIGTENETWEWVNLSEISPEDIQWEGEDPGISRHGGYGGPAHGTSRPLARDNPPGSGRGRGLAKGQSRKDFPPSQNGIGKKGPNDIQLLHTDTLIKEVERVFGATHPDPVEIEKAKKVLKEQELALTDALARLADLSDGESDEGGRFLHGQAMDRG